The following are encoded together in the Peromyscus leucopus breed LL Stock chromosome 1, UCI_PerLeu_2.1, whole genome shotgun sequence genome:
- the LOC114692175 gene encoding elongin-C-like, with product MDGEGKAYGGCEGPDAMYVKLISSDGHEFIVKREHVLTSGTIKAMLSGPGQFAENETNEVSFREIPLHVLSKVCMYFTYKVCYTNSSTKIPEFPNAPEIALELLMAANFLDC from the coding sequence ATGGATGGAGAGGGGAAAGCCTATGGTGGCTGTGAAGGCCCTGACGCCATGTATGTCAAATTAATATCTTCTGATGGGCATGAATTTATTGTAAAAAGAGAACATGTGTTAACATCAGGAACAATAAAGGCCATGTTGAGTGGACCAGGGCAGTTTGCTGAGAATGAAACCAATGAGGTCAGTTTCAGAGAGATACCTTTGCACGTGCTGTCAAAAGTATGCATGTATTTTACCTACAAGGTCTGCTACACTAACAGTTCCACCAAGATTCCTGAATTCCCAAATGCACCTGAAATTGCACTGGAGCTGCTTATGGCTGCCAACTTCCTAGATTGTTAA